ttaaaacaatatgGAAACTTATACAGATTATATACAACTATAATAAATCAGaaacaatttaaatatgttatGGGTTCAGGATCAGctgtaaataataaaaaaacaccTACTCAACCCAAACAGCCAAATaataaggaaaaaaaaaaaccaaAAGAAGATGCAGATGATGATATTAATCTATTTAGTGATGATGGacttaatgaaaaaaaaacaaaaaagacAAACCCTTTAGATTTATTACCTCCatcaaaattttctttaGATAActggaaatataaatttagtAATGAAAAggatttattaaaaaatgcaatGCCCACATTTTGGGAAACTTATGATAGTAATggattttcattatattatatgaaatatgataaattagAAGATGAATGCCAAATATCTTTTGTTGCTTGTAATATGGCTAGTGGGTTTTTACAAAGGTTAGAAAACAATTTCTCAAAATACTCATTTGCAGTTATATCTGTTTTAggggaaaataaaaattatgatattgAAGGTGTTTGGCTATTTAGAGGTACTGAAATTCCTTTTGAAATGAAAGACCATCCATCTTTTGAATatcacatttttaaaaaattagatattaataacagtaatgataaaaaactTGTTGAAGATTATTGGTGTTCAAAAGAAATTATTTCTAATAGACCTGTTTGTGATAGAAAGGTTTGGAAATGAACGACGTTTCAACCTCCTAACTCAATATactttattaaaaatgccCAAAAAGcaattaaaacaaaataacaTCATTCAggatttattttatatttatcaactttttttaaaaagccgacaaaacaaaattatcaCATTGCTGAGTTTAcaatgtttatatatgtgtgtggttatttatcattacatagttcttttttattttaatctcacttttcatatataaatatttttttattttgtttcatttttattggCTATTCTTATgtactatattttatggGAACTAACTAATATAgttaaaacataaataaaaataaaagtgaaaataagcgaaaataaaaataaaagcgGAAGCAGCAACTCCAGAGGCGGAGGGTCTGCACATCAAAAGTGTTTTCTGAGCGTTTCTAAATTGTATTGCGTAAAATGGGGGATATTTGTGGAATGTATAGATGCCgatctttaaaaaatggaaaaatatatcgaGTATTCCTTTTTAACTTATTTGCATGCTAATCTATTTCGAAATAGTTTTTACTTTTAAATGCTTTATGATAATCTATTGCATTATCTGAAGTTGAAAAGTTATGAATATTACTTTCCTTATTATTGTTAAACAAAGttttaatgatattaattatatctAACTCATTATTACATGtatctgttttttttttcgatttttttttatttgaatccgttattattattgtatcATTAAACATGAAATCATCCATTACATCTTCAATTTCCATGGCCCCGTTGGTTCTATTGTCATCTTTTTAGAAATTCaaacacacatatatacattatcaAAAGGTGCACAAGTTTATCTgcatattttctatatttttattttttacctattttttttccgtTTGTTTTTTTGGGGAGTTCAATTTCTTCCTCTAATGTTGTATTAAGATCGGGGGGGtgtttatttccatttccTTCTACATTTTTAGAAGGTTCTAATTCTTTgatttttacaaattttcCTGAACAATAAGTTGAGTGACTTCTCCCTAAAAAGTGCATTTTGCTTTcctatttttatcaatttttgtcaatttttgattttttttatggcgatatttttaacataCACCACTTTTCCTTTGGTCCCGGTGGGCGATTCATGGATCGTTTTATGTATCCAAAATGTGGAGGATATTTTCTGCAAATCCccttttatataaaaagtattattgaatagataaaattttgtatCGATGtgtaattattatatattttttacatagAATCATGTGCTTGTATTTTTGACAATTTTGTCTATTTTTTGTCTGTTTTTTGACTACTTTTGACTATTTTGGCTattttaactatttttttactgtACAACGCCAAACATGGTTTCGGTAAAAATGAACTTCATCATGAAAACTGTGATAGATGCTTATATTTAAACCCgtcaatttatttattctatacatatgttttttgaattcctaaaataaattagagaaataattttggtgagcatattgttttatttgagttattttttcattttaatatttttgttttataaaatatttatattacaGGACCATGTCCATCGTTTTTAtcagtttttttttgatttaaaaataaaaaggcGTGAATCATTTCATGTAGTAATGTTTcctataaaatataagaaa
This DNA window, taken from Plasmodium berghei ANKA genome assembly, chromosome: 13, encodes the following:
- a CDS encoding SprT-like domain-containing protein, putative; translation: MYNEINKLTSVENEYLEKSGKKRRQKNRSFYLISNENDNKYFTQIVDNSIFSNERDNAVKNSNQNNIESDYKKDVQEHDEDLSTLEVIRQLSSIKIDSSTDSSNAKDSYARNRIREKKKEKKNEKKKKIIIHHIPSIECVEDIVVYDESKDTEFPDLYELFSEYNVKYFYNRLESVQVKWSNKMKLCAGICIFKKSGYCCIRLSLPLLKLRKIKEYKETLLHEMIHAFLFLNQKKTDKNDGHGPEFKKHMYRINKLTGLNISIYHSFHDEVHFYRNHVWRCTGICRKYPPHFGYIKRSMNRPPGPKEKWWRSHSTYCSGKFVKIKELEPSKNVEGNGNKHPPDLNTTLEEEIELPKKTNGKKIDDNRTNGAMEIEDVMDDFMFNDTIIITDSNKKKSKKKTDTCNNELDIINIIKTLFNNNKESNIHNFSTSDNAIDYHKAFKSKNYFEID
- a CDS encoding elongation factor 1-gamma, putative is translated as MDLKLLGPKNDIRCLKVQTVASFCNIKLNIPTFEIGIDDNKDEFIKESPMKRLPVLITPQGSLFESNAIGKYLCSIRSEHNLLGNGIFEEGQVNMWVDFCTFELEIPVCCYISNKLNEKSLKHIQDTFSCLNKHLLLNQYMVGNNITIVDIFMSVIINFCIKSGKMTEAFLKQYGNLYRLYTTIINQKQFKYVMGSGSAVNNKKTPTQPKQPNNKEKKKPKEDADDDINLFSDDGLNEKKTKKTNPLDLLPPSKFSLDNWKYKFSNEKDLLKNAMPTFWETYDSNGFSLYYMKYDKLEDECQISFVACNMASGFLQRLENNFSKYSFAVISVLGENKNYDIEGVWLFRGTEIPFEMKDHPSFEYHIFKKLDINNSNDKKLVEDYWCSKEIISNRPVCDRKVWK